In Veillonellales bacterium, the following proteins share a genomic window:
- a CDS encoding FAD-linked oxidase C-terminal domain-containing protein: protein MDYKTLDNKDIEFLISVCGRDRIFIGQDIHETYSRDELVHANKYPEVVCEVLATEEVSRIMEYANDNNIPVTPRGQGTGLAGGAVALHGGIMLSTIRMMNILELDEENLTLTVEPGVLLMDITKFVEKHDLFYPPDPGEKSASIGGNISTNAGGMRAVKYGVTRDYIRGLEVVLPNGTVLQLSGKNVKNSSGYSVKDLIIGSEGTLGIVTKAILKLLPLPKQALSLLVPFPDLPTAIETVPKIIKSKSIPTAIEFMERDVILAAEEFLGKEFPDSSADAYLLLTFDGNKKEELEEAYEKVAHICLDNGAFDVFISNTQERQESIWSARGAFLEAVKATTSEMDECDVVVPRNQVAQFVKYTNELQQRFDIKIRSFGHAGDGNLHVYVLRDKLDGAEWRKRLNDVMDAMYARAKDLGGQVSGEHGIGCAKKPYLESSAGEDYMHLLKSIKQAFDPKNILNPGKVC from the coding sequence GTGGACTATAAAACACTGGACAATAAGGATATCGAATTCTTGATTTCCGTCTGCGGCAGGGACCGGATATTTATCGGGCAGGACATTCATGAAACATACAGCCGGGATGAACTGGTTCACGCGAATAAATATCCCGAAGTTGTATGCGAAGTGCTGGCAACGGAAGAAGTTTCCCGGATTATGGAATATGCTAATGACAATAATATTCCGGTTACGCCCAGAGGACAGGGGACCGGTCTTGCCGGCGGTGCCGTGGCACTCCATGGCGGGATTATGCTGAGTACGATCCGGATGATGAATATTCTGGAATTGGATGAAGAAAATTTGACTTTGACAGTTGAACCCGGAGTGCTGTTAATGGATATTACCAAATTTGTGGAGAAGCACGACCTGTTTTATCCGCCGGACCCCGGTGAAAAAAGTGCCAGTATCGGCGGCAATATTAGTACGAATGCCGGCGGTATGCGGGCGGTAAAATACGGTGTTACCAGAGATTATATCCGCGGACTGGAAGTGGTTCTGCCTAACGGGACGGTGCTGCAGCTCAGCGGTAAAAATGTGAAAAACAGTTCCGGCTACAGTGTGAAGGACTTGATTATCGGTTCGGAAGGAACGCTGGGAATTGTGACCAAGGCGATTCTGAAACTGCTGCCGCTGCCGAAGCAAGCCCTCAGTCTGTTAGTGCCTTTTCCCGATTTGCCGACTGCCATTGAAACCGTTCCCAAAATTATTAAATCCAAATCCATTCCCACCGCCATTGAATTTATGGAGCGGGATGTAATTTTGGCGGCGGAAGAATTCCTGGGGAAAGAATTTCCTGACAGTTCGGCCGACGCCTATTTGTTATTGACTTTTGACGGCAATAAAAAAGAAGAACTGGAAGAAGCGTATGAGAAAGTCGCCCATATTTGTCTGGACAACGGCGCTTTTGATGTGTTCATTTCCAATACCCAGGAACGCCAGGAATCCATTTGGTCGGCCCGGGGCGCTTTTCTCGAAGCCGTCAAAGCCACAACTTCGGAAATGGACGAATGCGATGTGGTTGTGCCCCGGAACCAGGTCGCCCAATTTGTTAAATATACCAACGAATTGCAGCAGCGGTTTGATATTAAAATCAGAAGCTTCGGTCATGCCGGCGACGGCAATCTCCATGTCTATGTGTTACGAGACAAGCTTGACGGAGCAGAGTGGCGCAAACGCTTGAATGATGTCATGGATGCCATGTATGCCCGGGCGAAAGACCTGGGCGGGCAGGTTTCCGGCGAGCACGGCATTGGCTGTGCCAAGAAGCCCTATTTGGAATCGTCGGCCGGAGAAGATTATATGCACTTGTTAAAAAGCATTAAACAGGCCTTTGATCCAAAGAACATTTTAAACCCGGGAAAAGTTTGCTAG
- a CDS encoding LCP family protein — protein MSNLLNKAFWKKLLLVSAGLFAAATVTIGAAVYGFTHAPSPVNSSVAVTKESTDTATTGKRINILLLGVDDGDPDTPGAPRRSDTMMVASINPGDGTINLLSIPRDTRTVIPGRSGEDKITHAFAYGGVSLAVRTVERMLAIPIDYYVVIDWKAFIQVIDILGGVDMNVGQAMNYDDPYENLHIHLTKGYQHLDGEQAGEYVRFRHDELGDIGRVQRQQQFLKVLSSELLQAGTIFKLPPLVTTLRQYVQTDMPLTTMAKLAAGLKSMQLDSIQAEMLPGDFATIANVSYWIEDKDKTRKLVTDLFCAGGTQ, from the coding sequence ATGAGCAATTTATTAAATAAGGCTTTTTGGAAAAAGCTGCTGCTGGTGTCAGCAGGACTTTTCGCTGCTGCTACAGTAACGATCGGGGCCGCGGTATATGGCTTTACCCATGCGCCCTCGCCGGTGAACAGTTCAGTGGCTGTCACAAAAGAATCGACTGATACAGCAACTACAGGTAAAAGAATCAATATACTCCTGCTGGGGGTGGACGACGGCGATCCGGATACTCCCGGGGCGCCCCGCCGCTCCGATACCATGATGGTGGCGAGTATTAACCCGGGCGACGGAACGATTAACCTGTTGTCAATACCCCGTGATACCCGGACTGTCATCCCCGGGCGAAGCGGCGAAGATAAAATCACCCATGCTTTTGCTTATGGCGGCGTTTCTCTGGCGGTCCGGACAGTGGAGCGAATGCTGGCAATACCGATTGACTATTATGTAGTTATTGACTGGAAGGCATTTATTCAGGTCATTGATATTCTGGGCGGAGTGGATATGAATGTCGGACAGGCAATGAACTACGATGATCCCTATGAAAATTTGCATATTCATCTGACAAAAGGCTATCAGCATTTAGACGGTGAGCAGGCCGGCGAATACGTGCGGTTTCGCCATGACGAGTTAGGGGACATCGGTCGCGTTCAGCGGCAGCAGCAGTTTTTAAAAGTGCTGAGCAGCGAACTGCTCCAGGCCGGGACCATTTTCAAGCTGCCACCATTGGTTACGACGCTTCGCCAATATGTCCAAACCGACATGCCGCTGACGACGATGGCTAAGCTGGCCGCCGGTTTGAAAAGCATGCAGCTTGACAGTATACAGGCCGAGATGCTGCCGGGTGACTTCGCTACCATTGCCAACGTAAGCTACTGGATTGAGGATAAGGATAAAACCAGAAAGCTCGTAACAGATTTGTTTTGTGCGGGCGGAACCCAATAA
- a CDS encoding AAA family ATPase, whose amino-acid sequence MKIVLQDYTITDLLYDGSSSRIFHARRNSDHQAVIVKLLKPEYPAETEIAAWEAEYNLLNSIRSDLVIKALSLERYQNTLFLVLEDFGGQSLKKWLNGGKLPLPVFLRIGIKAAAALEQLHQHKLIYQNMNPSHIVYNPATGALKMIDFSLACRQGAVISPSGTGKKLTAILPYMAPEQTGRMNRSIGRCADLYSLGAAFYELLTGRPPFDASTAEELVYCHLAVPPVPVRQRNSSIPAAVSGLIDKLLAKDPEKRYQSAAGVIHDLTLCLQQLSDAGAVADFPLGHNDFSGQLEIPQKLYGRNKDVAKLNDALTRTAQGHMELLLVTGPPGIGKSALINHLPQWGARENGRLIQGKFDQLLKNTPYHAWIQSFTEFTGQLLTENAARLKAWQTDLLTAVGHNGKLLTDFIPNLELVIGKQSSLVQLNPEEDQNRFHHIVKNFITAIARNDRPLIIFLDDLQWADMASLRLLDFLLSGQAIPHLLLIGAYRSNEVKGSHPLLRLLAAEREDQQLLITKLHLKNLTAADITGLLADALATAPAATAKLAGLIHAKTRGNPFFVRQFIRALKGAGLLHWNPSAQQWHWNISQIQQLQITDNVVELLTAKIRELPAESQAILKIAACIGHRFSLVCLQMICEKNAEKITRYLQPAVTEGLLIFQNQEYRFAHDRIQHAVYFLSSKQERLKLHLKIGRSLLRHIPPEQQAEYLFDIADQFNFSLDEIQDPSQKRQLAELNLQAGRQAKDSVAYIPALNYLRSGIRALAADSWQSQYRLTLSLYTQAIETSYLGGDFSTTGSLTAIVLDNAKTLLDKIPVYKVQAQVCRAENRLPDAVQILLPVLTALGIDLPAVPTAADIQAALEETAAKLRGRKIETLADLPLMTAPEKLAAMEILAVLRPLAYQICPALLPLTILAGIHLSLEYGNTSLSVSAYSGYAMVLCGVAEDFDTGYRFGRLALQVLPRLNATGVECKVLFAFNTFARHYKEHFREMLPSLRKAAYTGIETGDMEYSAMAAFAYCLFYLFSGRQLTDTLEEMAVYCDFIQNTRQETGCRYAAIYRQMVYNFQQTACDPLLLTGEFCDEAALLADFQETKNSMGLCLVYFAKSAVCYLLGAYEPAAIASRLAKKYMAGLLASPFVPLIYFYDSLTGLALYPRLEPREQAEVLAGVAANQNKLRACADHGPMNYLHKFYLVEAERHRVLEHDMEAMEFYDLAADEARQNDFLHMEALSYELAAEFYLAKGRIIIAKAYMREALYRYTRWGAAAKVKQLEKKHPHLLLRWNCPMPETIKNSDPLAGLGQSISEHIDMQAIMKTALTISKELDITLLCQNILQLVICNAGAEKGCLILNENGKLTIEAQNLTNPGGKIDFPAIPVPADAGSEQQPVLPLAIINYAARTTTKVVLADASGDNRFQHNVYLQKNRVRSLLCLPLLNRGKFSGLIYLENSAASGIFTEQRVKVLEILLAQLSISIENAQLYAALNQKVKGRTTELESVLTELKKLTEKKAGVKPTKEVTFTNREKDILHLVALGQTNKEMSKTLSISLETVKSHIHNLLTKTGTTSRTALIARELHSLSIAESRQNQA is encoded by the coding sequence ATGAAGATTGTCCTGCAAGACTATACGATAACCGATCTGCTTTATGACGGCAGCAGCAGCCGGATTTTTCACGCCAGGAGAAATTCGGACCACCAAGCAGTCATTGTGAAGCTGCTGAAACCGGAATATCCTGCAGAGACGGAAATCGCCGCCTGGGAAGCGGAATATAACCTTTTGAACAGTATTCGTTCGGATTTAGTCATAAAAGCTCTAAGTCTGGAACGCTATCAAAATACTTTATTCCTGGTGCTGGAAGACTTTGGCGGTCAAAGTCTGAAGAAATGGCTGAATGGCGGAAAGCTGCCGCTTCCGGTCTTTCTTCGCATCGGCATAAAAGCCGCTGCCGCATTAGAGCAGCTGCATCAGCATAAGCTGATCTACCAGAATATGAACCCGTCTCATATTGTCTACAATCCGGCAACCGGCGCACTGAAAATGATTGATTTCAGCCTGGCTTGCCGCCAGGGCGCCGTAATCAGCCCCAGCGGCACCGGGAAAAAGCTGACAGCCATACTGCCTTATATGGCCCCGGAACAAACGGGACGGATGAACCGGAGCATTGGCCGCTGCGCCGATCTGTATTCTCTGGGGGCTGCTTTCTATGAATTGTTAACCGGCAGACCGCCTTTTGACGCCAGTACGGCGGAGGAACTGGTCTACTGCCATCTGGCGGTCCCCCCCGTTCCTGTTCGGCAGCGCAATTCCTCTATCCCTGCCGCTGTATCGGGCCTCATTGATAAACTTCTGGCCAAAGACCCTGAAAAGCGCTACCAGTCGGCGGCAGGTGTAATCCACGACCTGACGCTTTGTCTGCAGCAGCTTTCCGACGCAGGCGCTGTCGCCGATTTTCCCCTGGGACACAATGATTTTTCCGGACAGCTGGAAATTCCGCAAAAACTTTACGGACGCAATAAAGACGTGGCTAAACTGAATGATGCTTTGACCCGGACAGCCCAGGGCCATATGGAACTGCTGCTGGTAACGGGCCCTCCCGGAATCGGCAAATCGGCGCTGATCAATCATCTGCCCCAATGGGGTGCCCGCGAGAACGGCCGTCTCATCCAGGGCAAATTCGATCAGCTGCTTAAAAACACTCCTTATCATGCCTGGATCCAATCATTTACCGAATTCACCGGGCAATTGCTGACGGAAAATGCCGCCAGACTGAAAGCATGGCAAACAGACCTGCTGACAGCCGTCGGCCATAACGGCAAACTACTCACCGATTTTATCCCCAATCTGGAGCTTGTCATCGGCAAGCAGTCCAGCCTAGTTCAGTTGAACCCGGAGGAAGATCAAAACCGGTTCCATCATATTGTGAAAAACTTCATCACCGCCATTGCCCGGAACGACCGCCCGCTGATCATTTTCCTCGACGACTTGCAGTGGGCCGACATGGCTTCTCTGCGCTTGCTGGATTTTTTACTTTCCGGGCAGGCTATCCCTCACTTATTGCTGATCGGCGCCTACCGGAGCAATGAGGTAAAAGGCAGTCATCCGCTGCTGCGTCTTCTTGCTGCCGAGCGGGAGGACCAGCAGCTGCTGATAACAAAACTTCATTTGAAAAACCTTACTGCCGCCGATATTACCGGTTTGCTGGCCGATGCCTTGGCTACGGCGCCGGCCGCCACGGCTAAACTGGCCGGTTTAATCCATGCAAAAACCCGGGGAAACCCATTTTTCGTCCGGCAATTTATTCGCGCCCTGAAAGGCGCCGGTTTGCTGCATTGGAATCCGTCCGCCCAACAATGGCACTGGAACATCAGCCAAATCCAGCAGCTGCAGATTACCGATAATGTTGTGGAACTGCTAACCGCCAAAATCCGTGAATTGCCCGCTGAGTCGCAGGCGATCCTGAAAATTGCCGCGTGTATCGGCCACCGTTTCAGCCTGGTCTGTTTGCAGATGATTTGCGAAAAAAATGCAGAGAAAATCACCCGCTATTTGCAGCCTGCGGTGACGGAAGGTCTGCTCATTTTTCAAAATCAGGAATACCGCTTTGCCCATGACCGGATACAGCACGCAGTCTATTTCTTAAGCAGCAAACAGGAGCGTCTGAAGCTGCACCTGAAAATCGGCCGCTCGCTGCTGCGGCATATTCCGCCGGAACAGCAGGCCGAATATCTGTTTGATATTGCCGACCAATTTAATTTTTCCCTGGACGAAATACAAGATCCGTCCCAAAAAAGGCAATTGGCTGAATTGAACCTGCAGGCAGGCAGACAGGCCAAAGACTCTGTGGCCTATATCCCGGCGCTGAATTATCTGCGTTCCGGCATTCGCGCTCTGGCAGCAGACAGCTGGCAAAGCCAATACCGATTGACGCTTTCTCTCTATACGCAAGCTATTGAAACGTCTTATCTGGGCGGAGATTTCAGTACAACCGGCAGTTTAACGGCAATTGTACTGGACAATGCTAAAACGCTGCTTGACAAGATCCCGGTCTACAAAGTGCAGGCACAGGTCTGCCGAGCGGAAAACCGGCTGCCCGACGCTGTGCAAATCTTATTGCCGGTATTAACAGCCCTGGGCATTGACTTGCCGGCGGTCCCAACCGCGGCTGACATTCAGGCGGCGCTTGAGGAAACCGCGGCAAAACTGCGGGGCAGAAAAATTGAGACTTTGGCGGACTTGCCCCTGATGACCGCACCGGAAAAATTGGCCGCCATGGAGATTTTGGCGGTTCTCCGGCCCCTTGCCTATCAAATATGCCCCGCTCTTCTGCCGTTGACGATATTGGCCGGAATTCATTTATCCCTGGAATACGGCAACACCTCTCTTTCGGTCAGTGCCTATTCCGGCTATGCCATGGTACTGTGCGGCGTGGCGGAAGACTTTGATACCGGCTACCGGTTCGGCAGACTGGCTTTGCAGGTCTTGCCCCGGCTGAATGCCACCGGGGTGGAATGCAAGGTTTTGTTCGCGTTTAATACCTTTGCCCGCCATTATAAAGAGCATTTTCGCGAAATGCTGCCCTCCCTGCGAAAAGCGGCTTATACCGGTATCGAAACCGGCGATATGGAATATAGTGCTATGGCGGCTTTCGCTTATTGTTTATTTTATCTTTTTTCCGGCAGACAGTTAACGGATACTCTGGAGGAAATGGCTGTCTACTGCGACTTCATCCAGAATACCCGTCAGGAAACAGGCTGCCGCTATGCCGCAATCTACCGGCAGATGGTCTATAACTTCCAACAGACTGCCTGTGATCCCCTCCTGCTTACCGGTGAATTTTGCGATGAAGCCGCCCTGCTGGCCGACTTTCAAGAAACAAAAAACAGCATGGGTCTGTGCCTCGTGTATTTCGCCAAAAGTGCCGTCTGCTATTTACTCGGTGCTTATGAGCCGGCGGCAATAGCCAGCCGCCTGGCTAAAAAATATATGGCCGGCTTACTGGCCTCACCCTTTGTACCGCTTATTTACTTCTACGATTCACTGACCGGCCTGGCGCTGTATCCCCGGCTGGAGCCCCGCGAACAGGCGGAAGTTCTTGCCGGTGTCGCCGCTAACCAGAACAAGCTGCGGGCTTGTGCCGACCATGGACCGATGAATTATCTCCATAAATTTTATTTGGTGGAAGCGGAACGGCACCGGGTGCTGGAGCATGACATGGAGGCAATGGAGTTCTATGATCTGGCCGCAGACGAGGCCCGGCAAAATGATTTTTTGCATATGGAAGCACTGTCCTACGAACTGGCAGCCGAATTTTATCTGGCAAAAGGACGAATTATCATTGCCAAAGCCTATATGCGAGAGGCCCTTTATCGCTATACCCGCTGGGGCGCCGCCGCAAAAGTCAAACAGCTGGAAAAGAAGCATCCGCATTTGCTGCTGCGGTGGAATTGCCCTATGCCGGAGACCATTAAAAATTCCGACCCTCTTGCCGGCTTGGGGCAATCTATTTCCGAACACATCGATATGCAGGCTATTATGAAAACGGCTTTGACAATTTCCAAAGAATTAGATATTACCCTTCTCTGCCAAAATATATTGCAGCTTGTCATCTGTAATGCCGGCGCCGAAAAAGGCTGCCTTATTTTGAATGAAAACGGCAAACTGACGATTGAAGCGCAAAACCTGACAAACCCCGGCGGCAAAATAGATTTCCCGGCCATTCCCGTACCGGCTGACGCCGGCAGCGAACAACAGCCGGTACTGCCGCTGGCGATTATCAATTATGCGGCGCGAACGACGACAAAGGTGGTTTTGGCGGATGCCTCCGGGGATAATCGGTTTCAGCATAATGTCTATCTCCAAAAGAACCGGGTCCGTTCCCTGTTATGCCTTCCTTTGCTTAATCGCGGCAAATTTAGCGGCTTGATTTATCTGGAAAATAGCGCTGCCAGCGGAATTTTTACCGAGCAGCGGGTCAAAGTGCTGGAAATTTTATTGGCTCAGCTGTCCATTTCCATTGAAAATGCCCAGCTCTATGCCGCTCTGAACCAAAAAGTGAAAGGCCGCACGACGGAATTGGAATCGGTGCTTACGGAACTGAAAAAGCTAACAGAAAAAAAGGCCGGCGTTAAGCCGACCAAGGAAGTGACCTTCACCAACCGGGAAAAAGATATTTTGCATCTGGTGGCTCTCGGCCAAACCAATAAAGAAATGAGTAAAACATTGTCCATTTCCCTGGAAACGGTAAAATCGCACATTCACAATCTTCTGACTAAGACGGGAACTACTTCCCGTACCGCTTTGATTGCCAGAGAGCTGCACAGTCTGTCAATCGCCGAAAGCCGTCAAAATCAGGCTTGA